One genomic segment of Pedosphaera parvula Ellin514 includes these proteins:
- a CDS encoding hybrid sensor histidine kinase/response regulator has product MSQPLRVLVVEDSDNDAQLMLWELKRGGYQPYAFRVDNPKEMESALEREEWDIVISDYVMPGFTGLDALKLFTKRGLDIPFIILSGHIGEDIAVLAMKSGAHDYIMKDKMARLVPAVERELREAAVRKARRESDRALRESEERFRQLTENIDVVFFMFDQSGKEGPSRTLYTSPAYEHIWGRSRERLKEDSRAWLVAVHPDDQKQILEDVPQMERGEFNGEFRIIDGNGNIRWIQYRSFPVLNEQGQLYRVAGIAEDITKRKEAEHKLERNAQELSRMVHDLRCIDEQLRARNREISQAREELERRVHERTIDLTVANAELQCQIHERTRLEKELLEIAEKERRRIGFDLHDDLSQKLMGISFMLKALETKASNKELPKVADTRKIQELINEVINHTHNLAHNFSTLDSQGGDLALELKELAGNVKKMFQISCHFSSSGPLPTLQPNATVQLYKIAQEAASNAIKHGRAKNVWISITAHEDKLVLTIRNDGVPFPVTTGPSDRMGLRIMNSRASMIGASLDIRANGENGTLVSCQLPLNHDCKSTKVESNPSLSVLSNRFRERQLAGVGMSAKKEESLI; this is encoded by the coding sequence ATGAGCCAACCTCTACGTGTATTGGTCGTTGAAGATTCTGACAACGATGCGCAGTTGATGCTTTGGGAGCTTAAAAGAGGCGGCTACCAACCGTATGCTTTCCGGGTGGACAATCCGAAGGAGATGGAATCCGCTTTGGAACGGGAGGAATGGGACATTGTCATTTCAGATTATGTCATGCCTGGTTTCACCGGTTTGGACGCACTAAAGCTTTTTACGAAGCGGGGCCTGGACATTCCCTTTATCATTCTCTCAGGGCACATTGGAGAAGACATTGCCGTGCTCGCCATGAAGTCCGGAGCGCATGATTATATCATGAAGGACAAGATGGCGCGCCTGGTGCCGGCGGTTGAGCGTGAATTGAGGGAAGCCGCCGTCCGCAAGGCCCGCCGGGAATCAGACCGCGCGCTCAGGGAAAGCGAGGAGCGCTTCCGTCAACTCACCGAGAATATTGACGTCGTTTTCTTCATGTTTGATCAGTCCGGCAAAGAGGGGCCAAGCCGAACCTTATATACCAGCCCGGCTTATGAACACATATGGGGTCGCTCCAGGGAAAGGCTCAAGGAGGATAGTCGCGCCTGGCTCGTCGCCGTGCATCCCGACGATCAGAAGCAGATTCTGGAAGATGTTCCCCAGATGGAACGAGGCGAATTCAATGGAGAGTTTCGGATTATTGATGGCAATGGCAATATTCGCTGGATTCAATATCGAAGCTTTCCCGTGTTGAATGAGCAAGGCCAGTTGTATCGCGTTGCCGGGATCGCTGAAGATATCACGAAACGCAAGGAAGCGGAACATAAGCTCGAAAGAAACGCGCAGGAACTTTCCCGGATGGTGCATGACCTGAGGTGCATTGACGAGCAGTTACGCGCCCGGAATCGGGAAATCTCACAGGCCCGCGAGGAACTTGAACGCAGGGTTCACGAACGCACGATCGACCTGACGGTGGCCAATGCTGAACTACAGTGTCAAATTCATGAGCGGACCCGCCTGGAAAAGGAACTTCTGGAAATCGCCGAAAAGGAAAGACGGCGTATTGGTTTCGACCTGCATGATGATCTGAGCCAGAAGTTAATGGGCATTTCATTCATGCTTAAGGCTTTGGAAACCAAGGCCTCGAACAAGGAACTTCCCAAAGTGGCGGATACGCGGAAAATTCAGGAATTAATCAACGAGGTCATCAACCACACGCATAATCTCGCCCATAATTTCAGCACCCTGGATTCACAAGGGGGCGATCTGGCTTTGGAGTTGAAGGAACTGGCTGGCAACGTGAAAAAGATGTTCCAAATTTCCTGTCACTTTAGCAGCTCCGGACCATTACCGACGCTGCAACCCAATGCCACGGTGCAACTTTATAAGATTGCGCAGGAAGCAGCGAGCAACGCCATCAAACATGGCCGGGCGAAGAATGTTTGGATTTCGATCACCGCCCACGAAGACAAGCTGGTTTTGACAATTCGAAACGATGGGGTCCCCTTCCCGGTCACCACCGGTCCCAGCGATCGCATGGGATTACGCATTATGAATTCGCGCGCGAGCATGATTGGCGCTTCGTTGGATATTCGTGCGAACGGGGAGAATGGCACCCTGGTGTCCTGCCAACTGCCCCTGAACCATGATTGTAAATCAACAAAGGTCGAGTCGAACCCATCACTTTCCGTTCTCTCCAACCGTTTCAGGGAAAGGCAGCTTGCGGGCGTTGGAATGAGTGCAAAAAAAGAAGAGAGCCTTATTTGA
- a CDS encoding RrF2 family transcriptional regulator — protein sequence MKLSAKSDYAARAVIGLARHYQTGESLRVEDLAEGQGIPPNYLVQILIELKSQQIVKSLRGKEGGYLLARPPAEISMADVLRCVHGQVFDSPALSDPLCPPELRAAWQKLQKAVDAAAESINFQQLLDQSVDKGKMYYI from the coding sequence ATGAAGCTTTCCGCTAAGAGTGATTATGCTGCACGTGCTGTAATCGGGTTGGCCCGTCATTATCAAACTGGTGAATCCCTGAGGGTGGAAGATTTGGCGGAGGGGCAGGGAATTCCACCCAATTATCTGGTTCAAATTTTAATCGAGCTTAAGTCTCAACAAATCGTCAAGAGCCTTCGCGGCAAGGAAGGTGGCTATTTGCTCGCCCGCCCACCTGCCGAAATCTCCATGGCCGACGTTCTCCGTTGCGTCCATGGCCAGGTGTTTGATTCCCCGGCACTGAGTGATCCTCTATGTCCCCCGGAATTGCGCGCGGCCTGGCAAAAACTTCAGAAGGCTGTCGATGCAGCTGCCGAGTCGATCAATTTCCAGCAGTTGCTGGATCAGAGTGTCGACAAAGGCAAGATGTACTACATCTGA
- a CDS encoding CPBP family intramembrane glutamic endopeptidase — protein MLSERPWKVDAVLRLVFGIFTCVCTILFISTLLQQVVLHRKFEENSLPYFLVGTLSLQGSILVGIAYFIRWQGISWTEAFGFFRQGLPRVIAWGLAVGLLFLPIGYLLQLVSVNLLQLVHYKSASQEAVLSLQKANSMGARVYLAFFATIMAPVAEECLFRGILYPTIKKYGGTSIALWSTSLAFAAIHANLPIFIPLTVFAMVLTWLYEKTDNLLACIIAHGLFNTIGVIAILNQPA, from the coding sequence ATGTTGTCTGAGAGACCATGGAAAGTAGATGCCGTTCTCCGGCTGGTGTTCGGCATCTTTACATGCGTCTGTACGATCTTGTTTATCTCAACCCTGTTGCAACAAGTCGTATTGCATCGCAAGTTTGAGGAAAATTCCCTGCCCTATTTTCTTGTGGGCACTTTGAGTTTACAAGGCTCAATCCTCGTGGGAATCGCTTACTTTATTCGCTGGCAAGGGATATCATGGACCGAGGCTTTTGGATTTTTTAGACAGGGTTTGCCCAGGGTGATAGCTTGGGGATTGGCCGTGGGGCTGCTGTTTCTTCCCATCGGCTATTTATTGCAACTGGTCTCAGTAAACCTTCTGCAATTGGTTCACTACAAATCTGCCTCTCAGGAGGCAGTTCTCAGTTTGCAAAAGGCTAACTCCATGGGCGCGCGTGTTTATCTGGCTTTTTTCGCGACCATAATGGCTCCGGTCGCGGAAGAATGTCTGTTTCGCGGCATTCTTTATCCTACAATTAAAAAATATGGCGGCACGTCCATCGCTTTATGGTCAACCTCTCTGGCCTTTGCGGCCATCCACGCCAATCTGCCCATTTTCATCCCCTTGACGGTTTTTGCCATGGTCCTGACCTGGCTTTATGAAAAAACGGACAATCTTCTGGCATGCATTATCGCGCACGGCTTGTTCAATACGATCGGTGTTATCGCGATTTTAAATCAACCTGCTTGA
- a CDS encoding thioredoxin domain-containing protein: MAFKQFAAIGCSLVLLQGMAACGNDLKNVQPQIIVTTKSAVHTHTNRLAREKSPYLLQHQYNPVDWYGWGEEAFAKARKENKPIFLSIGYSTCHWCHVMERESFEKEEIGKYLNEHFVSIKVDREERPDVDKIYMTFVQSTSGQGGWPLNCFLTPDLKPFYGGTYFPPESKYGRPSFLDLLKHINQLWETRHGDVTNSAVQLHEQLAQMTAKETTNGLALTQAVLNKAAGQLKEMYDSRNGGFGDAPKFPQPSQPAFLLRYGVHSNDQEAIAMVLNTCDHMARGGIHDQIGGGFARYAVDAKWLVPHFEKMLYDNAQLVNLYLDAYLVSGETRYADTARDVIGYVLRDMTHAEGGFYSAEDADSEGKEGKFYCWTRVELAKLLTPEEFNVAVKYFGITEGGNFVDHSDPEPLPNQNVLSIVDSNLPRADEPLLQSAKQKMFAARSKRVRPHLDDKILASWNGLMLSAIARAYAVLGDKEYLTAAEHNLSFLQSKLWDAKTKTLYHRWRDGERDTAQLHETYAFLLNGVVDLYEATLDPRHLEFAISLADAMIAKFYDPAEGGFWQSAGAPDLILRIKEDYDGAEPSGNSVATLTLLKLAAITDRADYRKAAEGTMRLFADRLQRFPQAVPYMLMAVDFSLQEPKRVVIAGNRAEPEAQKLLRAAHSVYQPAKVVLGNVGPVEEFARTLPAKQGATVYICTAKACQAPTSDAAKVKQLLK; this comes from the coding sequence GTGGCTTTTAAACAATTCGCCGCCATTGGCTGCTCGCTGGTTCTTTTGCAAGGAATGGCTGCGTGTGGCAATGATTTAAAGAACGTTCAGCCTCAGATTATTGTGACAACCAAATCCGCAGTCCATACTCACACCAACCGCCTCGCTCGCGAGAAGTCGCCCTACCTGTTGCAGCACCAGTATAATCCAGTGGACTGGTATGGCTGGGGGGAAGAGGCCTTTGCCAAGGCGCGCAAAGAGAACAAACCCATCTTCCTCAGCATCGGCTACTCCACCTGCCATTGGTGCCATGTGATGGAACGGGAGTCTTTTGAAAAGGAGGAAATCGGGAAGTATCTAAACGAACATTTCGTCAGCATCAAGGTGGACCGGGAGGAAAGGCCGGACGTGGATAAAATCTACATGACCTTCGTGCAATCCACTTCCGGACAGGGGGGCTGGCCGTTGAACTGCTTTTTGACCCCTGACCTGAAGCCGTTTTACGGCGGCACGTATTTCCCCCCCGAGAGCAAATATGGGCGCCCGAGTTTTCTGGATTTATTGAAGCACATTAACCAGTTGTGGGAGACGCGACATGGCGACGTGACCAATTCTGCCGTGCAACTGCACGAGCAACTGGCACAGATGACGGCGAAGGAGACGACCAATGGCCTGGCTTTAACGCAAGCCGTTCTGAACAAGGCCGCAGGTCAGCTCAAGGAGATGTACGATTCGCGAAATGGAGGCTTTGGCGATGCGCCGAAATTCCCTCAACCGAGCCAGCCAGCCTTCCTGCTGCGATACGGCGTGCATTCCAATGATCAGGAAGCGATTGCCATGGTGCTCAACACCTGTGACCACATGGCGCGTGGAGGCATTCATGATCAGATTGGCGGCGGATTTGCGCGCTATGCGGTCGATGCCAAGTGGTTGGTGCCGCACTTTGAGAAAATGTTGTATGACAATGCCCAGTTGGTGAACCTGTATCTGGACGCCTATCTGGTGAGTGGTGAAACCCGTTACGCTGATACCGCGCGGGATGTGATTGGTTATGTTCTAAGGGACATGACCCATGCGGAAGGCGGATTTTACTCCGCGGAAGATGCCGACAGCGAAGGCAAGGAAGGCAAGTTCTATTGCTGGACACGAGTGGAATTGGCCAAATTGCTGACCCCGGAGGAATTCAATGTGGCGGTGAAATATTTTGGGATTACCGAGGGAGGAAACTTTGTAGACCACAGCGATCCTGAGCCGCTGCCGAACCAGAATGTTCTGAGCATCGTCGATTCCAACCTGCCCAGGGCGGACGAGCCTTTGCTTCAGTCAGCGAAGCAGAAAATGTTTGCCGCCCGCAGCAAGCGGGTAAGACCACATTTGGATGATAAGATTCTAGCCTCCTGGAACGGACTGATGCTCAGCGCCATTGCTCGCGCTTATGCGGTCCTGGGAGATAAAGAGTATCTCACCGCAGCGGAACACAATCTGTCTTTTTTACAGAGCAAACTTTGGGATGCCAAAACCAAAACTCTCTATCATCGTTGGCGCGATGGTGAGCGGGATACCGCGCAACTCCATGAGACCTACGCCTTTCTTTTGAACGGAGTCGTGGATCTTTACGAAGCAACTCTCGATCCCAGGCATCTGGAATTTGCGATTTCCCTGGCGGATGCGATGATCGCGAAATTCTACGATCCAGCAGAAGGAGGTTTTTGGCAGAGTGCAGGCGCGCCGGACCTTATTCTTCGCATCAAGGAAGATTACGATGGCGCAGAACCTTCTGGAAATTCCGTTGCCACGCTGACTCTTTTGAAGCTGGCGGCGATCACTGACCGTGCCGATTATCGGAAAGCGGCAGAAGGAACGATGCGATTATTTGCGGATCGACTGCAACGGTTTCCGCAAGCAGTTCCCTATATGTTGATGGCCGTGGATTTTTCACTGCAGGAACCCAAACGAGTCGTGATTGCAGGTAATCGGGCCGAGCCCGAAGCTCAAAAGCTATTGCGTGCAGCCCATTCCGTGTATCAACCGGCCAAGGTGGTTCTGGGGAACGTGGGACCCGTCGAGGAGTTTGCCAGGACTTTACCGGCGAAACAGGGAGCGACTGTTTATATTTGCACCGCCAAGGCCTGTCAGGCTCCAACCAGCGACGCGGCCAAGGTCAAACAATTGCTCAAATAA
- a CDS encoding DUF2934 domain-containing protein has translation MARRSIFCIAQTDSQAVEIVNQLKTAGFQHDDISVLFPDKQGSRDFAHQQQTKAPEGAVTGAGTGGALGGALGWLAGIGALAIPGIGPFIAAGPLMAALSGAAVGATLGGITGALIGMGIPEYEAKRYEGKIRSGNILISVHTDSSRNADKAKAIFENAGAEDIASAGEAAPKTKGRKEGAAEREEMKPRLRKVTTQAVSGGSEIAGSATSKTATGVPPVIIASTATNNGKEVAMPELTREEIAIRAQEIYVNTGMQPGRDVENWLEAEAQLKAERRANKKQRAPR, from the coding sequence ATGGCCAGAAGATCCATTTTTTGCATTGCTCAAACCGATAGCCAGGCAGTTGAAATTGTGAACCAACTCAAGACGGCCGGCTTTCAACATGATGACATTTCGGTGCTTTTTCCCGACAAACAGGGGAGCAGAGATTTTGCACATCAACAACAAACGAAGGCACCTGAAGGAGCTGTAACCGGAGCCGGCACCGGGGGCGCATTGGGCGGTGCACTCGGCTGGCTGGCCGGAATCGGCGCGCTGGCCATTCCAGGCATAGGACCATTCATAGCAGCCGGACCGCTCATGGCGGCTCTGAGCGGCGCAGCCGTGGGCGCGACGTTGGGAGGAATTACCGGGGCGCTGATTGGAATGGGCATACCGGAATATGAAGCCAAGCGTTATGAGGGGAAAATCCGCAGCGGAAACATTTTAATTTCGGTCCACACCGATTCCAGTCGCAATGCCGACAAGGCAAAAGCGATTTTCGAAAATGCTGGCGCTGAAGACATTGCCTCAGCCGGTGAAGCTGCACCCAAAACCAAAGGCAGAAAAGAAGGAGCAGCAGAGCGCGAGGAGATGAAACCTCGTTTGCGGAAAGTCACTACTCAGGCGGTTTCAGGCGGCTCCGAAATTGCAGGTTCTGCCACCAGCAAAACTGCGACTGGAGTTCCTCCCGTCATTATTGCCTCCACCGCCACCAACAATGGCAAAGAAGTAGCAATGCCTGAACTGACCCGGGAAGAAATCGCGATTCGGGCGCAGGAGATTTACGTCAATACTGGAATGCAACCAGGGCGCGACGTTGAGAACTGGTTGGAAGCTGAGGCTCAGTTGAAGGCAGAAAGACGGGCGAACAAAAAGCAGCGAGCACCCCGCTAA
- a CDS encoding RluA family pseudouridine synthase, producing MAKPKDIELNNGKTLIPILYEDRSVLAVDKPAGWMLAPDSWDKTGRNLQLALQSSLNAGDFWAHSRNIKFLRYVHRLDAETTGVLLLCKSLGALRAYGELFETRSVEKFYLAVVQGIPKQSEWTCKLPLIADPVVKGKMQVVTPGKPLPKSDPRGPQAELKDAETHFRVIQTLQDKALVEAQPMTGRTHQIRVHLAASGHPIVGDPLYGNAPAAASKGAQIIALRAIKLIYWDPFQKRQIRIAAPTDEFLKMYGFESKPVSTPTPQPELLPKKVGTRKPSHTS from the coding sequence GTGGCTAAACCAAAAGACATCGAATTAAATAACGGCAAAACTCTCATTCCGATTCTCTATGAGGATCGATCGGTCCTGGCCGTGGACAAGCCTGCCGGTTGGATGCTGGCTCCGGACTCATGGGATAAAACGGGTCGCAATCTCCAACTTGCTTTGCAGTCCTCCCTGAATGCCGGGGATTTCTGGGCTCATTCCCGAAATATCAAATTCCTGCGCTATGTTCACCGGTTGGATGCGGAAACGACCGGGGTGCTGTTGCTCTGCAAAAGTCTCGGGGCCTTGCGGGCTTATGGTGAATTATTCGAGACGCGGAGCGTGGAAAAGTTTTATCTGGCAGTGGTTCAAGGGATACCAAAGCAATCCGAGTGGACCTGCAAACTCCCATTGATTGCCGACCCGGTCGTGAAGGGAAAGATGCAGGTTGTCACTCCCGGTAAGCCGCTCCCCAAATCCGATCCGCGCGGCCCTCAAGCTGAACTCAAGGACGCTGAAACTCACTTCCGCGTCATCCAAACCCTGCAGGATAAAGCGCTGGTTGAGGCTCAACCCATGACGGGTCGCACCCACCAGATTCGGGTTCATCTTGCGGCCTCCGGCCATCCCATCGTCGGCGATCCACTTTACGGGAATGCTCCCGCAGCTGCTTCGAAGGGAGCCCAAATTATTGCGCTCCGGGCGATAAAGCTCATTTATTGGGATCCTTTCCAAAAGCGTCAAATTCGCATTGCAGCGCCCACGGATGAGTTTCTCAAGATGTATGGCTTCGAGTCCAAGCCTGTGAGCACTCCAACTCCTCAACCCGAACTTTTGCCAAAAAAAGTGGGAACAAGGAAACCTTCTCATACCTCATAA